A window of the Leucothrix mucor DSM 2157 genome harbors these coding sequences:
- a CDS encoding type II secretion system protein N, which yields MSNHNPTLIQRLPGFITPLLVMALSASLAKLLWMGLAPPQDVAASPIPQAMSQTQFQAPQNFGQMIASTHLFGEVKRRAIAAPVVRQAPPPPAKPALPPVALSLHGLWAKKRSDGAAESNYKATLVDTTKAIEKTIVAKISSDLDALFGSSSLFEPEPKAKPAPDRSIALLAKSSAPISDSKNKAIAVISQTGGEQGMYSEGDSITDGVNVVEIFVDKVVIDNRGVRQEIYLVDGETTEMAQEARSTSAESASINAGQSSFQVNSNASSDPRKRGQNLGQQDLQKLREDVMNDVSLLAQFTAPEPLIMDGQVKGFRLHLTNRLRLLYQVGFRPGDVVTELNGVRLNDPSTVQQALYNFISADQLSISVMRGQEEETFRYEF from the coding sequence ATGAGTAACCACAATCCTACATTGATCCAGCGCCTACCGGGTTTTATTACCCCGTTGCTGGTTATGGCATTGTCGGCGTCCTTAGCGAAGTTGCTTTGGATGGGTTTAGCGCCGCCGCAAGATGTGGCTGCCAGCCCGATTCCGCAAGCCATGAGCCAAACTCAATTTCAGGCACCGCAAAACTTTGGGCAAATGATTGCTAGCACGCATTTATTTGGTGAAGTGAAGCGCCGTGCCATTGCAGCACCGGTCGTACGCCAAGCACCACCTCCTCCGGCAAAACCTGCATTGCCACCCGTGGCTTTAAGTTTGCATGGTTTGTGGGCTAAAAAGCGCTCCGATGGGGCCGCTGAAAGTAACTACAAAGCAACTTTAGTCGATACCACCAAAGCCATTGAAAAAACCATCGTGGCTAAAATCAGCTCCGATCTGGATGCTTTGTTTGGCTCCTCATCATTATTTGAGCCAGAGCCAAAAGCAAAACCAGCACCCGACCGCTCCATTGCGCTGTTAGCTAAAAGTTCTGCGCCCATTAGCGATAGCAAAAACAAAGCCATTGCCGTGATCTCACAAACTGGCGGCGAGCAAGGCATGTACTCCGAAGGCGACTCGATTACTGACGGCGTAAACGTTGTGGAAATCTTTGTGGATAAAGTGGTGATTGATAATCGTGGCGTTCGACAAGAGATTTATTTAGTGGATGGCGAAACCACTGAAATGGCCCAAGAGGCCCGATCAACCTCAGCGGAATCGGCCAGTATTAATGCGGGTCAGTCGTCATTTCAGGTTAATTCAAATGCCTCATCTGATCCTCGCAAGCGTGGCCAGAATTTAGGCCAGCAGGATTTACAAAAGCTGCGTGAGGATGTGATGAATGATGTGTCGTTACTGGCCCAGTTTACCGCGCCCGAGCCATTGATTATGGATGGACAGGTGAAGGGCTTCCGGCTGCATTTAACTAACCGCCTGCGCTTGTTATATCAGGTGGGATTCCGCCCTGGTGATGTGGTGACTGAGCTGAATGGCGTACGCCTAAATGATCCATCAACGGTGCAGCAGGCGTTGTATAACTTTATTAGTGCTGATCAGTTATCGATTAGCGTAATGCGTGGTCAGGAAGAAGAGACATTCCGATACGAGTTCTGA
- a CDS encoding D-2-hydroxyacid dehydrogenase: MSEQIVFLDASTIGPGVVVGRPAFDHQWQEYERTEPEQVVARLAGASIAISNKVAITPAMLEQLPDLKLIAVAATGYNIVDLEACNAHGVTVCNIRGYAVNTVPEHTFSLILALRRNLVEYREQVLDGEWVRSNQFCFFNRPIRDLAGSNLGIIGAGALGQSVGRIGLAFGMNVMYLNQHIRTAPDHGQLVSLEEMRAQADVLTLHCPLTAETHNIIDAEFLQGMKDSAIVVNTGRGGLIDETALAEALKAGVIAGAGLDVTEVEPAAMDSAMMQVADLPNVIVTPHVAWASVGGMQTLVDQLIVNLEAFARGEPKNVLGRD, encoded by the coding sequence ATGTCTGAACAAATCGTTTTTCTGGATGCATCCACCATTGGCCCCGGCGTTGTTGTTGGCCGACCGGCGTTTGACCACCAATGGCAGGAATACGAGCGTACCGAACCTGAGCAAGTGGTAGCGCGTTTAGCCGGTGCCAGCATCGCAATCAGCAATAAAGTCGCCATTACCCCGGCGATGTTAGAACAACTGCCAGACTTAAAACTGATCGCCGTGGCAGCCACTGGCTACAATATTGTCGACTTAGAGGCCTGCAACGCGCATGGCGTAACCGTCTGCAATATCCGTGGCTATGCGGTTAATACCGTACCGGAGCACACCTTTTCACTGATTCTGGCACTGCGCCGCAATCTGGTGGAATACCGCGAACAAGTGCTGGATGGCGAATGGGTGCGCTCTAATCAGTTCTGCTTTTTTAATCGTCCGATTCGTGATCTGGCTGGATCAAACCTCGGCATTATCGGCGCAGGCGCATTGGGGCAGTCGGTTGGGCGCATTGGCTTAGCCTTTGGCATGAACGTGATGTATCTCAATCAACACATTCGCACAGCGCCTGATCATGGCCAGCTGGTTTCGCTGGAAGAAATGCGTGCACAGGCTGATGTACTCACGCTGCACTGCCCGTTAACGGCTGAAACGCACAATATTATCGATGCTGAATTTTTGCAGGGTATGAAAGACTCTGCGATTGTGGTGAATACCGGTCGCGGCGGTTTGATTGATGAAACAGCACTGGCCGAAGCCTTGAAAGCAGGCGTGATTGCCGGTGCCGGTTTGGATGTGACTGAGGTCGAGCCCGCCGCGATGGATTCGGCCATGATGCAAGTGGCGGATTTACCCAATGTGATCGTTACCCCGCACGTGGCTTGGGCCAGTGTCGGCGGCATGCAAACGCTGGTCGATCAACTCATCGTCAACCTTGAAGCGTTTGCACGCGGCGAGCCTAAAAACGTATTAGGTCGGGATTAA
- a CDS encoding DMT family transporter translates to MDNTRGSLYMVIAMAAFALEDMFIKSAAAQIPVGEILALFGFGGMCAFILLTWRRKERVIHPAILSKPILLRVICEVTGRVFFTLALALTPISSASAILQATPLVVVMGAAIFFGEKVGWRRWMAIMIGFIGVLMIIRPGLEGFEASSLLALIGMLGFAGRDLATRAAPPALSNMQLGVYGFFIMVPTGLVMLLYTGGGVIPSALSAAQIVGATIFGTLAYYSLTVAMRTGEVSVVTPFRYTRLVFALVVGALVFSERPDFMTLLGSAIIIGGGIYTLLRSRKVVVVPVKVH, encoded by the coding sequence TTGGATAATACGCGGGGAAGTCTCTACATGGTCATCGCGATGGCCGCGTTTGCGCTGGAAGATATGTTTATCAAATCCGCTGCAGCACAAATACCCGTCGGGGAAATATTAGCCCTGTTCGGCTTTGGCGGTATGTGTGCTTTTATCCTGCTCACTTGGCGACGTAAAGAGCGCGTGATACATCCGGCGATTCTCTCTAAACCGATTTTACTGCGCGTGATTTGCGAAGTGACAGGACGGGTGTTTTTTACACTGGCTCTTGCGCTAACACCCATCTCCAGTGCCTCAGCAATTTTGCAAGCGACACCTTTAGTAGTAGTCATGGGTGCGGCAATTTTCTTCGGTGAGAAAGTCGGCTGGCGTCGCTGGATGGCAATTATGATCGGCTTTATCGGCGTGTTAATGATTATTCGACCCGGCTTGGAAGGCTTTGAAGCCTCCTCATTATTAGCCTTGATCGGTATGTTGGGCTTTGCTGGCCGTGATCTGGCCACCCGCGCAGCACCGCCTGCATTATCTAATATGCAACTGGGCGTGTATGGCTTCTTTATTATGGTCCCGACTGGCTTGGTGATGCTGCTGTATACCGGTGGTGGCGTGATTCCGAGTGCCTTATCAGCCGCTCAGATTGTCGGTGCCACGATATTTGGGACGCTGGCTTATTATTCGCTGACGGTGGCGATGCGCACTGGCGAAGTCTCCGTGGTAACGCCATTTCGTTATACGCGCTTAGTGTTTGCCTTGGTTGTGGGTGCTTTGGTGTTTTCAGAGCGACCAGACTTTATGACCTTATTGGGCAGTGCCATTATTATTGGCGGCGGTATTTATACCTTACTGCGCAGCCGTAAAGTGGTGGTGGTGCCGGTTAAGGTGCATTAA
- a CDS encoding group II truncated hemoglobin, giving the protein MHIDNASGPRAYGQGDHSFQTAGGEAGIRHLVTEFYHQMATLPEAQHIRSLHPEDQEESIDKLACFLTGWMGGPPRYDEKYGRISIPGAHYHIDIGIAERDAWLLCMEKALELEAEYPQDFREYLMKQLSFPANLCRNRD; this is encoded by the coding sequence ATGCATATTGATAATGCATCCGGGCCGCGCGCATACGGACAGGGTGACCACAGTTTTCAAACCGCCGGTGGTGAAGCAGGGATTCGCCATCTCGTGACTGAGTTCTACCATCAAATGGCGACCTTACCAGAGGCGCAGCATATCCGCAGTTTGCACCCCGAAGATCAGGAAGAGTCGATCGATAAGCTCGCCTGCTTTCTAACCGGCTGGATGGGCGGGCCGCCGCGCTACGATGAGAAGTACGGACGCATTAGCATTCCGGGGGCGCATTACCACATTGATATCGGGATTGCCGAGCGCGATGCTTGGCTGCTGTGTATGGAAAAGGCGTTGGAATTGGAAGCGGAATACCCACAAGATTTTCGGGAGTATTTAATGAAACAACTGAGTTTTCCCGCGAATTTGTGCCGTAATCGCGATTAA
- a CDS encoding 16S rRNA (uracil(1498)-N(3))-methyltransferase: MRIPRYYLDQPLDAPQTLALPDALHRHAVQVLRSKVSDQLIVFNGQGGEYHAHFTEVNKRDSTIEITAFDPVDRESPLAITLVLALIKPDKFDFAVQKAVEMGITRIQPVVAMRSVLNLKASRAEKKMLHWQGVINSACEQSGRTKVPDLLPVISFADYLQSEDDTLRLAMLPEATQSLAGLDMPDAQALSLLVGPEGGFHDDEVALMQAQSVQTITFGPRILRAETAVIAGLASLQQRWGDL; the protein is encoded by the coding sequence GTGCGAATCCCACGCTATTACCTTGATCAGCCTTTAGACGCGCCACAAACACTGGCGTTGCCGGATGCTCTACATCGCCATGCCGTGCAAGTGTTGCGCAGTAAAGTGAGTGATCAACTGATCGTCTTTAATGGTCAGGGGGGCGAATACCATGCGCACTTCACTGAAGTGAATAAGCGGGACTCGACCATTGAAATCACGGCGTTTGATCCGGTTGATCGCGAATCGCCACTGGCCATTACTTTAGTATTAGCGCTGATTAAGCCGGATAAATTCGACTTTGCCGTGCAAAAAGCGGTGGAAATGGGGATTACGCGGATTCAGCCGGTAGTAGCGATGCGCAGCGTGCTAAACCTCAAAGCCAGCCGTGCTGAGAAGAAAATGCTGCACTGGCAAGGCGTGATTAATAGTGCGTGTGAGCAGTCGGGCCGCACCAAAGTACCTGATCTCTTACCAGTGATAAGCTTTGCCGATTATCTGCAAAGTGAAGACGATACTTTACGCTTAGCCATGCTACCGGAAGCCACGCAGTCCTTAGCGGGATTGGATATGCCAGATGCTCAAGCGCTATCATTATTAGTGGGGCCAGAGGGTGGTTTTCATGATGATGAAGTGGCGTTAATGCAGGCGCAATCGGTGCAAACCATTACGTTTGGGCCGCGCATTTTACGCGCTGAAACGGCAGTGATTGCAGGGCTGGCTTCGCTCCAACAACGCTGGGGCGATTTATAA
- a CDS encoding NUDIX hydrolase has protein sequence MNELATITEHDIRARLQRPLNTTYDLPGGSAPNKQAAVLVPFVREADEWHLLFIKRSERENDRHSGQVAFAGGRYEETDTSLEMTALRETHEEIGVNPDDVEVLGELNHHHSISNYQITPVVGTLPWPYQLTLEVAEVAAAFTIPLRWLADPANHRVQERTIGESRFPVIFFEPYNGYVLWGATARMTLSLISLLRKP, from the coding sequence TTGAACGAACTTGCAACGATTACAGAACACGACATTCGCGCGCGTTTACAACGACCTTTAAATACCACGTATGACCTACCCGGCGGCAGTGCCCCGAATAAGCAAGCGGCGGTATTGGTTCCCTTTGTACGGGAAGCGGATGAATGGCATTTATTATTTATTAAGCGCAGCGAACGTGAAAACGATCGGCACAGTGGTCAGGTGGCATTTGCCGGTGGCCGCTATGAAGAAACCGATACTTCCCTGGAAATGACCGCCTTACGTGAAACCCACGAAGAAATTGGCGTGAATCCGGATGATGTGGAAGTGCTGGGCGAGCTAAACCATCACCATAGCATTAGCAATTACCAGATCACTCCAGTGGTTGGCACCCTGCCATGGCCGTATCAGCTGACGCTGGAAGTCGCCGAAGTCGCAGCGGCATTTACCATTCCGCTGCGTTGGCTGGCAGACCCTGCGAATCATCGGGTGCAGGAGCGTACGATTGGGGAGTCGCGATTTCCGGTGATCTTTTTTGAGCCGTATAACGGTTATGTTTTGTGGGGCGCGACGGCACGCATGACCTTATCGCTGATTAGCTTATTGCGAAAGCCCTGA
- a CDS encoding pseudouridine synthase, whose protein sequence is MTINTKREKKPSKQKPASPLPMRDGVSSSRVWLPKCGSLKQPGEFYGHWDTVLDFLLERFPFIPEDILRERLALGGMVDQHGTPYAADTPYPEASFLFYYREIPDEPRIPFQETILFKNDHLIVVDKPHFIPVTPIGRFVKESLLSRLKHRFQIEAISPIHRLDRETAGVMLFSCDADFRGAYQNLFQNREVRKTYEAIAPNIEREYPFIYRSNIVPSEPFFLQKEAPGEPNAETLVDRVEVKGDLARYRLKPVTGKQHQLRIHMTALGCPILNDPFYPELLANKGEDYSAPLQLLAKTLEFTDPITGEPQFFESQLRLEL, encoded by the coding sequence ATGACTATCAATACCAAACGCGAAAAAAAACCATCTAAACAAAAGCCAGCCTCGCCACTACCGATGCGCGATGGCGTGTCTTCCAGCCGGGTTTGGTTGCCAAAGTGCGGCAGCTTAAAGCAGCCCGGCGAGTTTTATGGCCACTGGGATACGGTGCTGGATTTTCTGTTGGAACGTTTTCCGTTTATTCCTGAAGACATTTTACGTGAACGTTTAGCGCTCGGGGGCATGGTCGATCAACACGGCACGCCATATGCAGCGGACACGCCTTATCCCGAAGCCAGTTTTTTGTTTTATTACCGCGAAATTCCGGATGAGCCACGCATTCCGTTTCAGGAAACCATTTTATTTAAAAACGACCATCTAATCGTGGTCGATAAGCCGCACTTTATTCCGGTCACACCGATTGGTCGATTTGTAAAAGAGAGCTTACTTAGCCGTTTGAAACACCGGTTTCAGATTGAGGCCATTAGCCCGATTCACCGGCTGGATCGCGAAACGGCGGGCGTGATGTTATTTAGCTGCGATGCTGATTTTCGTGGTGCTTATCAAAACCTGTTTCAAAATCGGGAAGTGCGTAAAACTTACGAGGCGATTGCGCCGAATATTGAGCGAGAGTATCCCTTTATTTATCGCAGCAATATTGTGCCAAGTGAGCCATTTTTCCTGCAAAAGGAAGCGCCCGGTGAGCCAAATGCCGAAACGCTGGTGGATAGAGTTGAAGTCAAAGGCGACTTAGCGCGCTATCGGCTAAAACCAGTCACCGGCAAGCAACATCAGCTGCGCATTCACATGACTGCGCTTGGCTGCCCGATATTAAATGACCCGTTTTATCCTGAATTATTAGCCAATAAAGGCGAGGATTATTCTGCGCCCTTGCAGCTGCTGGCTAAGACCTTGGAGTTTACTGATCCAATCACTGGCGAGCCACAATTTTTTGAGAGCCAGCTGCGCCTCGAACTTTAA